In Leptospira fletcheri, the genomic window GATAAAGTGGCCTTCGAATCTTTTAAAAGGGCGCTCGAAGCCTCGGAGGCGGGCAAGTATTCTCCTTATATGATTCCTGTAAAGGACGAGACGGGAGAGTTACATACCGTTGACGAAGCCGTAGAACTCCGTAGAGGTCTTGTGGAAAATCCGAGTCGTATGGGGCGTGCTATGCTTCTTTTCGATAACCCTCAAATGAAATTCGAAGATTTTAAAAAGAAATATGCGGAGGATTTAAAAAAGACGCATGGACCGACCGTTTCTATTTTTAACGCAAGTCCCCGTTCCGACGGCGCGGCCGGATTGATTTTGACGACGGTAGAAAAGGCGAAGGCCTTCGGATTGAAAATCGAAGCGGTACTGTCGGGCTGGAAAATGAAGGGAGTTCATCCGAACCTGATGGGTCTCGGCCAGGCTTACGCAACGGAAAGTTTATTAAGCGAATTGAATCTTAAGATCCAGGATATGGATTACGTGGAAATCCATGAAGCATATGCGGCGACTGCGGTGGGTGCATTGGAACAGATCAGGCTGGACACCGGTTGGGATTGGGAAAAAAGTTTCGACGAGAAAAAGATCAATCCGAACGGAGGTTCTGTCGCAATCGGGCATCCTTTCGGAGCAACGGGAGTTCGTTTAGTGATCAATGCTATCATGGACTTTGCGCAGGATCAGAAAGCGAAGAAGGTGCTTTTGACTGCCTGCGCGCACGGCGGAATCGCGGGGTCTATGGTGCTGGAAAGATTCGAAGCTTGAACTGGAGAACCCGATCCGGGGAGAGATCCCCGGGTTTTTCTTTCCCGAATCGGAAAGGCCCTGTAGGAGTTCCTGCAGAATTTCAGCGCAGAAAAAGAATTTCCAAAATGAAAAGAATCTGCTATTTGGCGCCATGTTGCAGGCGGGCTGGGTAGGATGGAACGTCACTGTACCACCGCACCGGCCCCCACCCAGAGTAGGGTGGGGGCCGAAACTCGTAAAGGCGCGCTTTCTCCACAATAGCCAATCTAAGGCAGAATTTCCGCTAGGAAAGTCTCCCCCGCTTTCATTCGTCTCGCGCCCTTTTTGAGGATTCGTTCCAGGGGATACCTGGCTCCTGGAACTCTTCAGCAATTCGGAAGAGAATCTTGGCACATAGAAAGGAGCCTTGAAACGATTTGGAGAATGCGTCTTCGTAGAAATGGAATGTTGTATTTGCGATGATTTTAATTTCATAAAAAAGGTGATAACCTTTATGCCATCTAAGCATTTTAGTTCTTGTGAATTTTCCATACAGAATTCGATGGCTGTGTAAAATACTCCGTTCGTGAGGTTCGAAAATCCGACCCGGAAGCTATCAGTAAATCGGTAAACAAGATGAAGGTCGTAATTATCAGATTTTATCCCTTTGCCGAATTTTTTAAAAGAAGAGCGAGGAATGACCGCAATTATGCGGCCATATTTAATTATTTTTATGTAAATTATATAAAAGTGAATTCTCTATTCAATGTAAGATGTTATAAGGGAGTCGCCATATGCGCAATTTGTTCCTACGTGATGTTTATTCTGGCACTAGCTCCGGTTCCTTTCGCGGGATTCTTTCAATGTAAATGGATTCATTTATATCGGGAAACATGATCTAGATTTTGGCCGATTTCTTGGATTCGCATTGACTAAAAAGACAAATTTTTATTGAACTCCTGTAAGAAATTCTTTTCCTTCGTCTGAGGGGTTGACGCTCTAAGTGGTTTCAAGCTTGTGATTCGCCAAAATTTCTATCAAAAACTTTTAACATTCTTTTTTCTCATATTGGCCGGTTCTCCGAATATAAATTGCTGGTCGAATCCGATATTTCTTCCGATGGTCGAATGTTGGGTCCAAATTCCCAATTCTCGTTGCCCGGATTCCAATATAAGTCAGTTGTTCTTGGTTCTTTTCGCATTGAGTCCTTCGGTTACTATCTCCAATATCGCGAATCATTCCATTCTCCAGACGGGTTTTCTTGTAGGTCAGATTCGTCCGGGAATTGTCTCCGTGTCCGTATCCTTGGACGGCGGTCCGTATACGAATGCGGCGATCAACGGCCTGAATTGGAGGTACCAACTTCCGGCCCAAGCAATTACGGGAACCCATTGGAATATAGGAAGTAAACACAAGATTTCCGTGACAGCGATGGACGGAGTCGGAAATCGTTCGACTCCGCAAGTTTTGAATGTCGTAAAAGGAACGAATCATGACACGGACGGTGACGGATTTCCGGATGTGATTCTCAGCGATGTTCTCACTAACTCCGTACAGGGTTACGGTTTGGTTTTTTTGGCACATGGAAGCACGGGAATTCCCTCCAGCTCTCCCGATTCGATTTTGACGGACGGTCTTGTCGGCAGTTCTTATTTCGGAGATAGAATTGGAGCCGGCGATTTTAATGGGGATGGTTATGCGGATATAGTCATCGGAAGCCAGGCAGCTCCCGGATATACCACATTCGGTCACGTTTATATTTTTCATAGTTCCGGGCAGGGCGGTATTGCCAGTCAGAATCTAAATTCTGGAGGTTCCTATAACAGTTTCATAAAAGGTCATACGACAGGGAACAGATTGGGTTCCTTTGTGATGGGCGGAGACGTCAATAATGACGGATACGACGATGCGATCTTGACCAGTCCTTGGTCAGGCGGTCTAGGATATATTTTTTACAGCCAAGGAACTGCCGGCGTTCCTTCGAAAGATCTATCTACCGGAGCCATTGCCGATATCACTTATAATTTCGGAAATAACGACGATTTCGGTTTTCAATCCGCGATAGGAGATATTAACGCCGATGGTTATACGGATCTTGTCGTTTCTGCTCCTACCTATAATGCACAGCAAGGGAGACTTTATATTTTTATCTCCAATTCGGGAACGATCCCAGGGGCTCCGCAGCAATTTCTGGTCGGTCCTACTTCTCCTGCACCGGGCTGCGCTTCCGGTACGGGCTGTTCCCTCGGAGCCGGACCGTTCGTCCTCGCGGATTTTAACGGAGATTCTTGTGCCGATCTTGCGGTAGGAGGATCTTCATTTAATACGAATCAGGGCATCGTTTTCGTTTTTCATTCGAATTGCGGATCCGTGACCCCTTATTCCGCCGCACCGAATGCCACTTTTATCGGGCCTGCGCTCGCCACTTGCAACGGAGGTACGAATTGTTCGTTCGGCGTCACCGTTTCTACGGGAGATACGAACGGCGACGGCTATTTCGATTTGCTCATAGGATCCCATCTCGCATCCGCCGGTTATGGAAATGTTTATCTGTTCCAGAATTCAGGCGCGGCGGGATTTTCCAATGTGGACTTAAGCTCCGGGGGAACGGCGACTTCGGTTCTGACCGGACCGTCGGCAGGTTTGAATTTCGGAATTTTTACTTCCCTCCAAGACATTACCGGAGACGGAATGTCCGACGTCCTAGTGAGCGCGACCGGAGGTACCGGACAAGTATATTATTTTAAAAGTGCGGGAACGTCCGGACCGGGAAACCAAAATTTGAGTGCAGGAGGAGTCGCTACTTCCGTATTGTCGGTTCCGTTCGGGCAGAGCTTTGGGAATTCCATCGCCCGAAATCAATCCGATCAAGATGAAATGATCGGATTATCGGTTTCGAATCTAGAGATCGGGCTCGGATCGAATTTTACCTCCATAAAATGATATTAAAAAATTCTGTTTTATGGTTTTTATAGAATAAGAGAAATCCAGGTTTTGAGACAAGCTGGTTTCTCTCGCGACAGGGATACGAAGGGCTTTTGTCCCGAGCTTTGTTAGAATCGTTGTTTTGTTTTCGGGAAAGAATTGCGAAGGGATGAGGGCGTCTGCCCGAACCCGAAGTAGCCCGGTCCCGCAGCGGCGGGAGTCGCCCGGATTCGGTATCCTGGCGTGTAAAAAAGGGAAGTTATAAGTTTAGAGTTTTCCGGGTTTCCATTCGGAAAGAAATTCGGATCGATTCCGTTTTAGAAATCCAGATCGGCAGTACGGGATGTGCCGATCAGACTCATTCTGAATCCATGCGGCAATTTGTTCCAAACGGATAGGAATATCTTTTTAAAAACCGTCCGTTTGGGAACTTTGGCTTTGGGTGAAATTTTCATCGTTCTAACTCTCCCTTGTCTCTTTACTTTTATCCGACGAAGATTTTTCGGATTCATTCCATTCTTGGATCGATTTTGTCGGGTAAATTCTCGGATTAAAAATCGGAAAGTGCGTAGATAGTTCGAGGGATTTTTGCCGTACGATCCGTCCTTTGATTCTGCAACTTTATCAGGGGATTCGGTCCGATAAGATTAGTCTTTTACATTGCTGGTTAAGCGACATCCGTTTTCTCGGCTTACCAGTTTCGCTTTGGCTTCGAACTTTCCGGTCATTGAGACGAAACCGACGGTCAAGGATTCGGAATCGGCCTTCCAGATGTCGGGAGAATAGAAAACCTTTGCATAATCCTTACAATAAGTCTCTTCGGCGCGGACCACGAATAAACAGGAGCAACCTTCCTTTGCCGCAAAGTTTGCTTGGACCCGCATTAAGTCGGAAGGGAGAAATCGGAACAGGAAAACTCCGCAGATAAAAATCGTCGCTAACACTAGGATCCAGCCGAAGAAGGGAAGCAGCCTTCTATCGGAATATGAAAATGGAGGAAGTTTCGGTCTCATTTTTTAGCGCTTCCAAGATCCAGAGATTGCAGCAGTTTCTGGGTGAATTCCGGCGCCCAAAATCTGCCGAGGCGATCGTTTCCGAATCTCACGAGAACCAATTTTTTTTCCGGATCGATGACCAAGGATTGACCCCAGTGGCCCGAACCGAAAACGGAAGCTCGGGATAAAAATTCGAATAGAGGATCGTCGGCACTTCCGCGCTTCCGATTCGCATACAGATGACCTCCCATAGAAGGGATGGGCAAAAGTGAAAGAGGGAAGGCTAACGACTTCTCCGCGACGAAAGGTTGCGAGGTTTTCGCGATCCAATCTTCGGGAAAGATTCTTTCCGATCCGTACATTCCGTTTTTTATATATACTTTGCCGATCTTGGCCAAATCCCTAGGAGAAAGATAGGCGTAAGAGGACCCCACTGGGACTCCTTTCTCGTCGGTTTCCCAAACGTAAGACCGTATCTCCATTCTTTCAAAGAAGACTTTCGGAAAACCCCCTTCTTTGCGGTATACCGAAGAGAGAACCGCGGAAAGCAAATTGGAATCTCCGCTGGAATATTTTACGGATTTTCCCGGATCGAAACGTCTTTTTGAAACATAGAGGGCATGATCCTCCCTTCCGGGGCCGTAGAGCATGGCTAATACGTCCGAACGGAAAGGATTCCACTCGTATCCTTCCTTCCATTCCGCGCCGCTGCCATGAAACAACAAATGTCTCACCGTAAGGTTCGTCGGGAGTTGCGCTTTCAATTCCGGAAGATAAAGAATCACTGGAGAATTCAGGTCCACTTTTCCGTCTAGGACGGCCATCCCGGTTATCGTGTTCAGTAGGAATTTGGATACGGACCAAAGAGGTTGCAAGTTGTCGGGCCCGAAATCCCCCGCGTAAAACTCGGCCACATTTTTCCCGTTTCGCTCCGCATAAAGTGCGTTCGTTCGAACGGAACTTTTCCTACAGAGAGCTTCCTGCAGAAGTGAAACGGTTTCCGGAGTCTCGGCGAACCGTATTTTGCAATTCGCATCCTTCTTTTCAGCGCAACCGAACGAAGCGGCAAGGGAGAAAGATAGGAATATTGTCGGCAGGAATCTTATGCGCGTATCCATCATTTCGTTTAACGGAAAAGTTTTTTTCTACTCTTCCGATTTGGAGTTTTCCTGGGGCGTGTTTAAGATCAACGGTAGACTGTCTTTGCCCGAAGGAACGATCATCAATTTACTGTTCGGATTTTCGAAAGCCTTTAGTTGTAGATACTGTTTCGTTAATTGTGAAGCGATGAGTTTTTGCGCTTTCGCCTTTCCTTCCGCTTCGATTACCGTCGCCTTTGCCTTGGCTTCCGCGTGAATGATCGTGATCTCTGCGTCTTTTTTGGCGATATTGATCTCGAATTTCATCTGCTCCTGTTCCTGTTCCTTCGTGAGCTTCCCTTCGATAGCGGTGAGAATCGGGCGACTGTATTCGATATCGTCTATGATCACGTCGTCGATCTCGATATGTTTTCCTCTAAGTTTTTCTCCCAAGGCTTGGCGGATATCTTGGGAAACCTTCGGAGTCTCTTTGGAGATCCGGATCATACTGTAAGCCGAAAGTGCGTTACGCACGGAGGTCCGAAATTGGGGGCGCACCACTTTTTCGTAATAATCCGGTCCTATCTCTATCTGAAGGTTATAGATTTCCGCGGCTACAGGCCTGAGAATGACCGCGGCTACCACATTAATCGTCAGGTCGTCACGAGTCAGTACGTCCACTTTTTCTTTGTAGGAGGTCCACTGAGTCGGATAGAGATAGATGTCGTTCCAAGGAGCATAGAAATACAGCGAATTTGTCAGGAGATCCTTTTGCAGTCCGGAGGTTAGGGGATGCCAACGGAGTCCTGCTTCCCCAGGACGGATATTCGTAAAACAACCGTAAGAAATAAATGCAGCGACGAATAAAAACAGGTATCCTATCTTTTTGATTCCCGAGCCGGAAAGAAATTGTTTGGTTTGCATGGGAGAACTCCTAAAAACCCTCGGTACAATTATTGGACTCGGGTTCGGGAGGGAAGGTTCCAAATCCGCCTCCTATACCTAATCGTCCTTTCGTGTGAAAAGGATTCTATTCGGGCCATAGCAACGGAAGAAGAATTTGAGAGAAGGAAAAGAAAACCATTCGAATCGTCGACCTATTCATGGCGACGGAATCGAAACCGGGAAAAGCCTAGCTAAGACATTTGACTTCTGTGATCCCCTGCCGATCCTGACTGCGGAGGCCGTTTTTGGAAACGATCAAATTCTTTTTAGACTTTTTCCTGCACCTGGAACAACATTTGGACGGTCTCATTCAGTCCTACGGAACCTGGGTGTATCTGATATTATTCCTCATCATTTTTTGCGAAACGGGGTTAGTGGTTACCCCTTTTCTGCCGGGAGATAGCCTTTTGTTCGCGATCGGGGCGTTTGCATCCA contains:
- a CDS encoding thiolase family protein translates to MKLERKLAICTSRRTPFAQIAKALGQYPAHHLGRIVAEDIVEKSGLKKEQFDGIVVGEGFPSAPNAARVIANLIGFRDEVPSITVSNNCVSGLEAISEAARRIVLGEGELFLVIGEESQTDLPFVVKGARQNKKAGSLDKLKKLLPDNLPEGVELRDTLEDGLGDGENSYGMQVTAEILAQNYDLSREITDKVAFESFKRALEASEAGKYSPYMIPVKDETGELHTVDEAVELRRGLVENPSRMGRAMLLFDNPQMKFEDFKKKYAEDLKKTHGPTVSIFNASPRSDGAAGLILTTVEKAKAFGLKIEAVLSGWKMKGVHPNLMGLGQAYATESLLSELNLKIQDMDYVEIHEAYAATAVGALEQIRLDTGWDWEKSFDEKKINPNGGSVAIGHPFGATGVRLVINAIMDFAQDQKAKKVLLTACAHGGIAGSMVLERFEA
- a CDS encoding FG-GAP-like repeat-containing protein, whose product is MFLVLFALSPSVTISNIANHSILQTGFLVGQIRPGIVSVSVSLDGGPYTNAAINGLNWRYQLPAQAITGTHWNIGSKHKISVTAMDGVGNRSTPQVLNVVKGTNHDTDGDGFPDVILSDVLTNSVQGYGLVFLAHGSTGIPSSSPDSILTDGLVGSSYFGDRIGAGDFNGDGYADIVIGSQAAPGYTTFGHVYIFHSSGQGGIASQNLNSGGSYNSFIKGHTTGNRLGSFVMGGDVNNDGYDDAILTSPWSGGLGYIFYSQGTAGVPSKDLSTGAIADITYNFGNNDDFGFQSAIGDINADGYTDLVVSAPTYNAQQGRLYIFISNSGTIPGAPQQFLVGPTSPAPGCASGTGCSLGAGPFVLADFNGDSCADLAVGGSSFNTNQGIVFVFHSNCGSVTPYSAAPNATFIGPALATCNGGTNCSFGVTVSTGDTNGDGYFDLLIGSHLASAGYGNVYLFQNSGAAGFSNVDLSSGGTATSVLTGPSAGLNFGIFTSLQDITGDGMSDVLVSATGGTGQVYYFKSAGTSGPGNQNLSAGGVATSVLSVPFGQSFGNSIARNQSDQDEMIGLSVSNLEIGLGSNFTSIK
- a CDS encoding serine hydrolase domain-containing protein, producing MMDTRIRFLPTIFLSFSLAASFGCAEKKDANCKIRFAETPETVSLLQEALCRKSSVRTNALYAERNGKNVAEFYAGDFGPDNLQPLWSVSKFLLNTITGMAVLDGKVDLNSPVILYLPELKAQLPTNLTVRHLLFHGSGAEWKEGYEWNPFRSDVLAMLYGPGREDHALYVSKRRFDPGKSVKYSSGDSNLLSAVLSSVYRKEGGFPKVFFERMEIRSYVWETDEKGVPVGSSYAYLSPRDLAKIGKVYIKNGMYGSERIFPEDWIAKTSQPFVAEKSLAFPLSLLPIPSMGGHLYANRKRGSADDPLFEFLSRASVFGSGHWGQSLVIDPEKKLVLVRFGNDRLGRFWAPEFTQKLLQSLDLGSAKK
- a CDS encoding prohibitin family protein, encoding MQTKQFLSGSGIKKIGYLFLFVAAFISYGCFTNIRPGEAGLRWHPLTSGLQKDLLTNSLYFYAPWNDIYLYPTQWTSYKEKVDVLTRDDLTINVVAAVILRPVAAEIYNLQIEIGPDYYEKVVRPQFRTSVRNALSAYSMIRISKETPKVSQDIRQALGEKLRGKHIEIDDVIIDDIEYSRPILTAIEGKLTKEQEQEQMKFEINIAKKDAEITIIHAEAKAKATVIEAEGKAKAQKLIASQLTKQYLQLKAFENPNSKLMIVPSGKDSLPLILNTPQENSKSEE